From Oryza brachyantha chromosome 9, ObraRS2, whole genome shotgun sequence, a single genomic window includes:
- the LOC107304888 gene encoding probable kinase CHARK, with protein MAVDVDPACTGLLYEQLHRVIIHRNISSSVSRFIVLTLRLNSTGDGDASGRPEDRCSCPDGIMPLKVTIKMLGERRHRERYRSSGTLLIGKVDSFNSRKLLLDSNRTIDLMTKQQHLGSCCAALYQDSNRCVVHGDIKPANVMLDASRDAKLGDFGLARLAEHGAELRTTQIIAGTLGYIDPEFVNSRRPSTESDVYSLGGPPLRKLWKLCDRRGQSCRC; from the exons ATGGCGGTCGACGTCGATCCGGCTTGTACCGGGCTGCTGTACGAACAGCTTCATCGGGTGATCATCCACCGTAACATCTCGTCGTCGGTGAGCCGTTTCATTGTCCTGACCTTGCGTCTCAACTCCACCGGTGATGGTGATGCATCCGGCAGACCAGAGGATCG GTGTTCTTGTCCGGATGGAATCATGCCACTCAAAGTGACGATAAAGATGCTGGGAGAAAGGCGACACCGGGAAAGATACAGATCATCGGGAACTCTCCTGATCGGTAAAGTGGACTCCTTCAACTCACGAAAGCTGCTGCTCGATTCAAATCGCACCATCGATCTGATGACGAAGCAGCAGCAC CTGGGTTCCTGCTGTGCTGCTCTGTACCAAGACAGCAACCGATGCGTCGTGCACGGGGACATCAAACCGGCGAACGTGATGCTCGACGCGTCGCGCGACGCCAAGCTCGGCGACTTCGGCCTCGCGAGGCTCGCCGAGCACGGCGCTGAGCTCCGAACGACGCAGATCATCGCGGGGACCCTAGGATACATCGACCCGGAGTTCGTGAACAGTCGCAGGCCTAGCACCGAGTCGGACGTGTACAGCTTAGGCGGCCCTCCATTGCGCAAGCTATGGAAGCTCTGCGATCGGAGAGGGCAGAGCTGCCGGTGctag